AGCGCCCCAAGCGATAAGCGTTATATCGCGGCCCTCCCGCAACACAAAGGCGCGATCCAGTGGCAGAGCCTCGCCAGTGTCGGGCACTTCCTGGCGAACGGCTCGGTAAATACGTTTGGGCTCCAGGAAAATGACCGGGTCCGGGTCTCTAATTGCCGCCAATAGTAAACCGTAAGCCCGTGCAGGAGAGGAGGGCACCACAAGGCGCAGACCTGGAATATGGGCGAACAGGGCCTCGGTGCTCTCGGAGTGATGCTCCGGTGCATGGATTCCACCTCCATAGGGGGCCCGATAGACAATCGGACAGGAGAGGCGGCCGCGAGTGCGATTGCGATAGCGCGAGGCGTGGCTGAGGATCTGATCGAGACCGGGATAGATAAAACCCATAAACTGGAATTCAGCCACCGGTCGCAGGCCCTGCACCGCCATACCGACAGCCATTCCGGCAATCATGGTCTCGGCCAGGGGGGTATCCATCACCCGGTCCCGGCCAAACCTGGCCTGTAACCCCTCGGTTGAGCGAAATACGCCACCGTTCAGACCAACATCTTCACCAAATAGAACCACCATCGGGTCTGCTTGCATCTCGTAAGCCAGAGCCTGGGTGACAGCCTCGACCAAAGTTATCTCAGCCATTAGCTATCTCCCTGCAACTGTTGATACTGCTCCAGAAAAGGCTCCGGCAACTTTGCATAGAGGTGGTCGAATATTGCTGTGGCGGCATCTCTGGGGGTTTCCCGGTAGATGTGGACCGCTCTCTCCAGCTTCTGTGTCAGCTCCCGTTGCATCTCTTCTTCCTGCGCATCATCCCAGGCACCGCAGTTTTCCAGGTAGGATCGCAGGCGCCGCAAAGGCTCTCGGGACCAGGCTTCACTGACATCTTTTTTGGGCTGGTAGCGGCTGGCATCATCGGCGGTGGTGTGGTCACACAGGCGATAGCTAATCGCCTCGATCAGAGCTGGGCCAGCACCACTGCGCGCCCGCTCCACGGCATCACCCACCGCCTCACGAACGGCAATCACATCGTTGCCGTCTACCTGCAAGCCGGGTATGCCGGCGGCAATAGCCTTCTGTGCCAGAGTCTTACAGGCAGTTTGCTCATCTCGCGGTAGGGAAATGGCCCATTGATTGTTGTTGATAACGATCACTAGAGGCAGGTGCCAGTCCCCAGCCAGGTTTATCGCCTCGTAAAAGTCTCCCCGCGAAGTAGATCCATCGCCGCCGGTCGAAACAGCGACGCGCATGGGTTCACCGAAATGCTCATGTTTATATTTCAGGGCAAAGGCTACACCGGCACCGTGCAACATCTGGGTGGCTATAGGCACACTCAAGGGCAAATCTTCGCGGCTATGGCGAAAGTTCTGCCCCCGCTCATCGCCCCCCCAGATTGCGTAGATCTCCTCAATAGTGACGCCCCGCTCCAGAAGAGCGCCTGTCTCCCGGTAATTGGGGCAGTAGATATCCTCTTTGGCCATGGCGGCTGCGAGACCAACACCAATAGCTTCCTGGCCGAGGCTGGAGGGATAGGTGCCAAGTTGACCGGTACGCTGCATTTTTACCGCGCGATCATCCACCATACGAGCCAACGTCATCTGGCGGTAGTAAGCAATCAGGGTATCCGGGGTGGCAAATTCCGGTAGGGCTTGGGTCGTCTGTCCCTGTTCATCCAAATATTGCAGCGAAGCAATATCAAAACTGGCAAGCAGCTGTAATCTGGGCTTGTGCATCGGGCCATTCCTTTTGTTCCCGAAGCGCAAGTTTAATGGATAGGGTGGCTATCAACAGGCGTGGAGAGGGAAGGCCCGCCGGAATTATAGTTTCCGAGGGGCAATCCAATTACGGTAAGGGTTATTTAGCTTTTCTTGGTCGGACGCTGCCAGCCGTTAATATTGCGCTGCTTGCTACGCGCTACCGCCAACTCTTTGCTCCCCACAGCCTGGGTAATGGTGGAGCCAGCACCCACTGTGGCTCCGGCGCCCACAGTTACTGGGGCTACCAGAGCTGTGTTAGAACCTATAAAGGCATTGTCGCCGATCTCGGTCAGGGACTTGTTCACACCGTCGTAATTACAGGTAATGGTGCCAGCACCGATATTGACCGCTTCGCCCACCAGGGCATCACCGACATAAGAGAGATGATTAACCTTACTGCCCTCACCAATTTTGGCTTTTTTGGTTTCGACAAAGTTACCCACCTTGGCACCAGTGGCCAGCTCTGTGCCCGGACGCAAACGTGCAAAGGGACCAATAGTACAAGCCTCACCAATCTCAGCGCCTTCGATAATGGAATTGGCCTCTACCTTGGTGCCATCTGCCAGGCGACAGTTTTTTAGCAGGCAATTAGGTCCAATTTGTACCCCCTTACCCAGTGAAACTGTCCCTTCGAAAATGCAGTTAATATCGATAGAGACATCGGTATCGCACTCCAGGCTGCCGCGAACATCTATACGCATGGGGTCCAATAAAGTCACCCCCGCATTCATAAGACTGGTCGCATGGTTATGCTGCAAAGCGCGCTCCATCTGTGCCTGCTGCGCACGGCTATTTACTCCCGCCACTTCCAGCGGATCACTGGCAATTACTCCCGTTACAGGAATCCCCTCACTGACCGAACGACCGATAATATCGGTCAGGTAGTATTCACCTTGAGCATTGTCACAGGACAACTCCGGTAACCAGCGAGCCAACAGTGCTCCAGGAGTCGCCAAAATGCCGGTATTGACCTCACGGATAGCCAGGGTATCCGCATCGGCATCCTTTTCCTCAACGATCGACTGCACACAGCCGCTGTTATCCCTCACAATACGCCCGTAACCGGCGGGATTGGCCATTTCAACTGACAGCAGGGCAGGTCCGTGATCCGCTGCCGATAGCAGTGATTGCAAACTGCCGGCCCTGACCAGAGGCACATCACCATAGAGCACCAAAACGGTGGCTCCTTCGCGGAAATAGGGCACCGCCTGGGCCACGGCATGCCCGGTACCCAATTGCTGTTCCTGCTCCACAAACCTGACACCACGATCAGCAAAGCGGTCACGTATCAGGTCTGCGCCATGCCCGATTACCACGGTAATCTGTACCTCTCCCAACAACATGGCGGTATCAATTACCCGCTCAAGCATGGGAATACCGCCAATAGGATGCAGCACTTTAGGCAGGTCAGAGTGCATGCGGGTGCCTTTTCCAGCGGCCAAAATCACAACATCGATAGTCATAACGGGTCGATATTCCAATCGTCTACAAAATTTGAGTGCATTGTGGCCACTAGACCCGGTTTACTCAAGCGAACAACAGTTCGCCCCGGGGCCCTGGTATTCAACGCATTAAGATTGCTGCGCCGCTTTGATCCCGGTAATTTACCCCCTGTGAAATCAACCGGTTACTCAACCCAACAAAACAAATATAGCCGCCAAACACAGAATCGGGCGGAGGGATATTTCAATGAACACCACCAAGCAGAACAAGCCGCGCCACCATTTGTTGGCTCTGGCTGTCCTGGCACTGACCCTGCCGATGGGTGCTGCGGCAGAAGCCGAAAGCGCTCTCGAAGCTACCAAAGAAAAGGAAGTAGAAAAGGCGGAAGCCCAATCCTGGGATATCAACAAGCCACCCTACGAATTCAAACCGATCCAGTTGGACACCCGCGAGACCACCTGGAGCAACCTGGATATCAGCCCAGATGGCAAAACCATCCTGTTCGATATGCTCGGCGATATCTACACAGTGCCGGTAGCAGGCGGCGAGGCGGTAGCCCTGACCAATGAAATCGCCTGGAATATGCAGCCGCGCTTCAGCCCGGATGGCAAGACCATCGTGTTTATCAGCGACCGTGACGGCGCCGACAACATCTGGTTGATGGATCGCAATGGCGACAACCTTCGCCAGCTCACGACAGAAAAGGAAAACTTGCTGCACTCGCCCAACTGGAGCCCCGATGGCCAGTACCTGGTAGCGCGTAAAGGCTTTATGTCTGGCCGCAGTATCCCCGCCGGTGAAATCTGGATGTACCACTACGGTGGGGGTGAAGGTCGCCAACTGAAAGAGCGCATCGGTGGCGATATCGCCCAGAAAAATATTGCCGATCCAGCTTTCTCTCCAGATGGACGCTATGTCTATTACTCCATCGATACCACCCCCGGCACCGTGTGGAAGTACAACAAAAACTCCACCCAGGAAATTTTTGCCATCAACCGCTATGACCTCCAGGATGGTGAAGAGGAGACCTTTGTCTCCGGTCCCGGTGGCGCAGTGGCACCTGTACCATCCCCGGATGGCAGTAAACTGGCCTTTATTCGCCGCCAGGACAACCAGACCTCCCTGTTCCTGAAAGATTTGGACACAGGACTGGAAACTCCGGTTTACTCCGGCCTCGAACGCGACCTGCAGGAAATCTTTGGGCCCCATGGCAACTACGTTCAATACGACTGGATGCCCGATGGTGAGTCATTGGTCGTTTGGACTGGCGGTAAATTCCTGCGCATCTCCATCAACGGCGACAGCGTCGCACCGATTGCGGCCCATGTGAAAGTTGAGAAACAGGTAGCGGATGCGGTGCGCTTCCCGGTAGACGTAGCGCCGGAAACCTTCGATGTGAAGATGATTCGCTGGGCGCAGAAATCCCCCAACGGCAAGCAGGTCGCTTTCCAGGCATTGGGCAAGATTTATATTCAGGATGTCGCCAGTGGTGAGCGTCGTCGTCTGACCCGCCAGGACGACCACTTTGAGTTCTATCCCAGCTGGTCCCGCGATGGTCGCGAGATCACCTATGTCTCTTGGGACGACCAAAACCTGGGCCATGTGAGGGTAGTTTCCGCTCGCAACGGTCGCGGTAAAAACATCACCAAGCAGCCGGGCCTGTACGTTGAACCAAGCTTTTCTCCAAGTGGTGACGCTGTGGCCTACCGTCGCTTTACCGGCGGCTATCTGCTCAGCCCCGAGTACTCCCTGGAACCGGGCATTTACCTGGCAGACGCCGACGGCGACTGGCAACGCCGGGTCGTGAAGTCTGGCTATGAGCCTCATTTCGGCGCCAGCGAAGATCGTATCTACTTCTCCGAGTACCAAAACGCTGACGGCGGCAAGCGCGTGCTGAAGAGCACCAACCTGGAAGGCAAGGATGAGCGCGAGCACCTGCACGGCGCTGAGATTACTTCCTTCCGCCTGTCTCCGGACGGCAAGTGGGTTGCCTTCACCCAGGACTTCAAAGCCTTTGTCGCGCCCTTTATGCATACCGGCAAATCCGAGGTTATCGGCCCCGATAGCAAAGCAGTCAAAGTCACCCAGGTATCCAAGCGCGCCGGTGAAAACCTGCATTGGTCTGCCGATAGCGATACTTTGGGCTGGGCACACGGCCCCAAACTGTTCGAGCGTGAACTGAAGGATGCCTTCGAATTTGTCGCCGGCGCTCCGGAGGAACTGCCAGAGCCAGTTTCTGAAGGCATCGACCTGAGCTTTGAACAGTCCTTCGACAATCGCGCAGGTCTCGTTGCCCTCACCGGCGGCAAGGTTGTCACTATGCGCGATGCGGAAAACACCCGTGAAATTATCGACAATGGTGTGGTTCTGTTCCGGGGCAACCGCATTGTCGCCGTGGGACCCGCAGCGGAAGTGGAGATTCCCACGGAAGCGAAGCGTATCGATATCACCGGCAAAACCGTTTTACCGGGGCTTATTGACGCTCATGCCCACGGTGCTCAGGGTCGCGAAGAAATTATCCCGCAGCAGAACTGGAACCTGTTCTCCAGCCTGGCATTTGGAGTGACTACTATTCACGACCCCTCCAATGACAGCAGCGAGATCTTCTCCGCCGCTGAAATGCAAAAGGCCGGCCTGATTACTGGGCCGCGTATTTTCTCCACCGGCACCATCCTCTATGGCGCCAAAGGTCCAGGCTACAAAGCCAAGATCAACTCCCTGGAGGACGCTCAGTTCCACGTGAACCGCCTCAAGGAAATGGGCGCCATCTCGGTGAAGAGCTACAACCAGCCCCGCCGCGACCAGCGCCAGCAAGTGCTGCAGGCAGCCCGCGAAGCCGGCATTATGGTAGTGCCCGAGGGCGGCGGTAAGTACCAGCACAATATGAACATGATTGTGGACGGGCACACCGGTATCGAGCACTCACTGCCGATCGCCAATGTCTACGGCGATGTGGAGCAGCTGTGGAGCCAAACCCAAGTGGGTTATACACCGACCTTCGTCGTGGCCTACGGCGGTCTCTGGGGTGAGGAGTACTGGTATGACCGCACGGAGGTATGGAAGAACGAGCGCCTGACCCGCTTTACCCCCGATTTTATCGTTAACCCCCGCTCTGTCCGTCGCCCCACTGCGCCGGATGCCCACTACAACCACTTTAATGTGGCCCGTCAGGCCAAGCAGCTGCGCGACGAAGGTGTCACCGTACATATCGGCGCCCACGGCCAGCGCGAAGGGCTTGGAGCCCACTGGGAAATGTGGATGATGGAGCAGGGCGGCTTTACTCCCTGGGAAGCCTTCCGCGCCGGTACCATCGATGGTGCCCGCTACCTGGGTATGGACGGTGATATCGGCAGCATTGAGGCTGGTAAGCTGGCTGACCTGATCGTGGTTGACGGCAACCCCTTGGATAACCTGCGCCTGTCAGAGAACATTACCTACACGGTAATTAATGGCCGTGTGTTTGAGGCGGAAACCATGAACGAAGTAGGGGCTGGCGAACGCTTGGCATTCTTCCACGAACGCCTGCCTATCAGTGCTATGCCCGCTCCTACGGCGGAAGCGGTACAGGAGAAGATGGAACGACACCACTGGGTACACTAACCTCAGGCACAAACTGAGATGCAAACAAAAGGCCGGGGACAAACCTCCCCGGCCTTTTTTGTATAAAGCCCTACCTGGTCCGGCGACGTCCTCCCAGCTTATGCCAGAGAATGGCGCGATAGATTGCGACAGGCAGTCTAAAGATTCCCGTAACCAGCCACCAAAATGACTCATAGATGGCAATCGTCTGATCCACTAATGGATGATCCTGGTCGAGCCTTTCTGGATAGTGATCGTGTCGCAATATGCCCCGATGAAACAGAAATCTGCGTAAAGGCCGGCTCAGTCGCCAACTAAAAGACTTGGTTATACGGTTTAAGTTATCGGCGAGAAAGCTCTCCGAGGCTATCTTTTGCTGTGTGAGCAGTTCGAAATAGTGGCTTTTGGACTTATTTTCATTCTGCCAATCAGTATCAAAATCCATCTTTGTTAGCCAATCGCTTTCCCCGAATCCATCTATCTTGCGCAGATCCGATGTGTATTGCGGGATAGTTATCTGATTTTTAATGATGGCCTTGGAAATGCGATATACATCAGCATTCATCCGGTCAGGGTTCTGCAATTCCCGACTAAGCCTTTGCTGAAAGCCGGACCGGAATTTGAAATGGAGAAGATGAGCGCAATTTTTACTGAGAGGAACCGGCGTACATGAGTGGGTTGAACGTAAATATTGAAAACCCGTCCGCCAATAAACCAACGGAATTTTATAAGATTTAACAAAATAATCAGAAATGCCAGATATTTGCGCTCTGGCTTTGGAGCGAATTTCAAAAAAAGGAAAAGCTAATATGCTTTTTTTCTTAAAGTTTTTATAAGATACATAGTTAGGCGTTGATTCCATTAACTCAGAAAGATTTCTTATGTCATATGCATTCCCTTGAAGGTTGTCACTAAAGAAATCTATTAGTGGAGTATATAGAGCAAAAGCTAATTCACTCTGCATAAGTTGAGTCGTAACCTTCAGTGAAGCTTTACCTAAAATTTCAGGTAACCAGAGAAATTCATCAGCATCTACCACAAGAGTCCATTTTCCCTGACAGTAGTCCCGGGCAACTCTGTTAACCCAATCTACACCTGCGTTTGCCTGGGGGTAGCCACAATCAACTTCGTATAGCTGGACATCATTCTGCTTCAGTAGATAGCTTACCGAGTTATCGCTACTTCCCGTATCCACCAGGTGGAAACATGTCACACCTAAAGACCGGTAGTGGTCGAGAAAAGCCGGGAGAATATCCAATTCATCACGGAAGATACAAATAAGGGGGAAGCGTGTTTCACTAGCACTTTCAATGTACTTAACTACTTTCAAACTTTCACCCTAGCGAATTTACGCAGCTTTCGAATCGTTCGCTTTAAAAACCCTGGCTTATATTTTTCCCCTTTATTTTTTTTGGCATCTTTTTGCTGTTTTCTTAGTAGTAGAAGGCTTTTCTCTTCCGAGTCGAGCCCTTCAAGGTAAGGACTTATTTGCCTGAAATCCCCTTCTTCTTGAAGGTGATTTCTGGATTTCATAGAGTTGTCACCGGTGCGATAGTAATATAAAGGATCAGGATAATAGGATACATTTTCCTTTGCTAAAATTAGCTTGCTATAGAATTCAATATCATCCTTACCTGTTCTATATCTCTCTGTATAACCTCCGTGATCTCTAAACTTAGAAGCTTTTATCAGACACGTCGCATCACCGACTATATTTACTTTCGTTGCCCAAGCTCTAGCTGGCCCCATAAAACGAATTTGAGTTCCGAGCTTACCTTCTGGAGTATTAGGTGCCCCCTTGCCGCTGAATCGGATAGAGCTACAAGTCAGGCAATCAATATCTGCAAAAGTTGCCGCGCTTACCAACTTATCTACCATTTCCGGCATCATGACATTGTCATCGTCAAAAAAAGTAGATAATCTCCACTTGCATTTTGTGCTGCAGTATTTCTAGCAGCCCCTACATATCGGTTTTCCTGGTATACAAACTGCCATCCATTCTTCTGATAGTGACTTTCTATAATTTCCAGCGCGTGTAGCGCTTCTTGTGAATGGCTACCATCATCAACCACAATAACTTCTATGTTCTTATAAGTCTGATCTTTAATGCTTTTTAACGCTTGATAGAGAAAGTCTGGACGCTCAAAATGAGTTACGCATATAGAAACCAAGGGATCATGTCTATTGGAAGATCGGGCGTTTTTAATAATTGAATGCTCTTGGCCATGCCATTTATTCCATACATCTAACGACTTCTTAAGCCTCTGGTGTTTTATACCCGGCGCAGGCAGTTTCTTTGCATGTAATTCTAACTTTCTCGCTAAAGCAATATGATTTGGCTTAAAGAGGATTTTTTTTCCATTTTCGTCATCAAGTAACTCTCGAGTACCACCAGTATCAGCAGCAATAAATGGTACTTTAGTTGCAAGGCATTCGTAGACAGAAATCGGGGAATTCTCTAACAAAGCTGGGATCACAGCCAAACGTCCTTCTCCACTCAAATACTCTACAGCCTGTATAGCATTACAATCACTTATAAATGAGACTTCTGTACTCCAATGCTTCTGGTTTTCCTCTATGAATTTTCGCGCATCAAATCGATAAGAGTGTCCTCCCAAAAAAGTAATCGATGGTAATCTAACCCCTCTTTTAGCAAGAGTGTTTAATGCATTCACAAAAAGAATAATCCCCTTACGAGGTTCAAGACGCCCGAAAAACACCCATTCTTTTGTCTCTAAGTTACTATTTTTTATGGCTTCATTATCAGGTAATAGATCGTCCAAAAATACATTTGGCCAATAGTAACTGCGCTCAGGCAGGCGGTATTTATTATTTTTCATCCAGCAGACTAAATGCTGACTCCCACAGATCAGAGTATCTGCCATCTCAGCACTTCTACGCTCCATAAATACCCACCCCAATTGCCGTTCCTCTTTAAGGAATTGTTGATTACCTTCGGCAGACCAGAGTGTTGGGGAAGAACCTTTAACAGCAAAATGTATATCTTGGAATGCAATACCAAGACTCTTGGCAAGTAATGCTATATAACCCATTCCACGCCATTCTGAAACATGGACAATATCAAAGCGATCATTTCTCTTGAGCCACTCATAGGCTGCATAGGGCATTGCCATAGTGCGAGCCATTGTCGTTTTAGCTAGTGCCTGCGGTGCAACACCATGAAATTCAACATTAAGTTTTGCAAAAAAATTTTTTGTGATTTTCATTTTCACAGGATTTTTTGCTAGACCATTAACGAAACAGACGGTGACTTTGTGACCAGATCTCTGTAGAAAAACAGCCAAATGAAAGTAAGCCGTTCCAATGCCACCATTTTTTATTGGACCAAACATATCCTCCGTTAGGATGCATATACGTTTAGGTTTCTGAACAGCTTCAAGGCGTAAATCCTCGTGAAGCTCTTTCATTATTCAAGCCACCTTAGATCGCAACTAGCATTTGTTTAAGATAACGCAATCGACCATTTCGTAAGACAAGTCCATTTTCCTTAACACGTACGGTAATCTCTGAGTTTTCCTGCTTTATTTCAGGTGTTAATGAGAACCGGAATCCATACCAAGCTAGTTTCGGGTTTCGAGTACCGAAACGTTCCACATAACGATTCGCCGTGGCTTCAGCTACAATGTTTCCGTTTACCTCTAAGACAATCACTAAATTTTTAGCTATATTGCTTCTATCCCATGCCCATCCCTCAAGAACCCGTGGATCGAGTGCAAAAAGCTCTCGTGGTGGAATTGACCCCTTAATAGGTGAGCCAGTATATCCCTTAAATATACGTTGCAAGGTAGTACCTGATTTTTGAATCACAGCCTGAAAACTAAACTTGGGTTTAAATTCAGTTTCATTGATTTTTCCCTGCTCATGGATAATTTTTGCAATATCATGTTCAGGCTCATCCTTACCTTCTACTGTATAATCCTTGTCTACAAACTCTCCTACCTCTGCGTGATCTTGCCCATATAAAGTGGTATCTTCGGTATCTATCCCTTGAATGTTTTCAGGTGTGTTATTTTCTGTTTTAGAGAAGAAACTCCAGGTATATTTTTGGTTAAATATCTCCTCAACAGCTACCTCATTAAGTATTGGACTTCCAGAGATAGCTGCAAATACATTTTTAGATAGTTTTATAACCCGTATAAAACGGGTGTAAGTCATTTCTTGATCTTCTAACAGAAACTTAATATTAAATTTTTCACCTTCTTCCCATTTATCTGGAATTGGGAATCTATGTAAAGTAAGTTCATTATCTTGTAGCTCCAAAGAAATTGATTGGGGCTCGCCATTAACAATTAATTGCCTATTTCCCGGACCTTTGGCTACACAGAGCAAATGGGAATTTCTCTCGTCCAAACCAACAACTACCCTCGGATTACGATTTTTCATTTTACGAGGCCGGTCGGCATGTAAAAGCCACACAGGTTCCTCATCCAAACGATTCTTATCCCGATAAAGTGCTGGTCTTAATTTAGCTCCAATAGGCTGAGCTGAAGGAAGAAGGGCTAGTTTACGATAGGCAATATTATCATTTTCAATCAACGACATTGAGCGAAGGTAGACAGAGTTAGCGTTATTTCGAGATTCTTCCAATTCCTCTAAATAGTAATCACTACGAAGATGGCACTCAGGAATAACCATCAATTCAAACCCAAATTCTTTGTTCGCCCTTAAAATATATTCTTGTACCAAACCGTAGCGAATATCATAAGGGAGTATTGACCCCACCTTGCTTGATACCAGTTTTGGGATACAAATAATATTTGTGCCTATTGCATTTCCAAAGCTGATCTCAGAGACGATATCTCCACCTATCGGCATTACCACCTTGTTTTCAGGTAGAGATAAAAAGCTAGTGATTATGAATTCATGATTTATTTGAAGAGTTTTGCGTAACTCACCACAAAATTTTCCACCTAATCGAGAGGATGTACCATCACAGAGAATGCAAGCATCTAGAGTACTTTCAGAAAGACTTTTTGCCAGTGCAATCCCTGCTGGAAATCCAATGAAATCCACCAAACTACAATTGAGACCGGCTTCCAATAGAAAGTTAGAAGCTCTCTCAGCAATATTTTCAAGATAGGGATCAATTAATAAAAATTTGATGGAGTCGGGTCTATCAACTAAAAGTGCCTCAGAAAACTCCATAACACTCTCAGTATCCCGCAATAGAACAACCACTTCTAGGGTCGGTAGCTCCATCTCATTAGAAGCTGTTAAGGTGGGAGAGCCTGTAATCTTGGTGATCGCTTCAGCGCCACTATACTGCTTAAAAAGATCTGCTAAGTAGGCATGAAAACCATACCAAACTTGAAGGTTATAATTGTTATCAAAACTGGAATGCGCAATCTTATGCCCATTCTTCAGTACCTCTTCTAGCCTTTTCGCAAGCTCAAAAGCGTAGGGTGCGATGAGACAACTTTCATGGTCTTCTTTTGCGATAAGTTCTGGAGTTCCCCCTACTCGCGTTGCAATAAAAGGAATATTATTCTCTAGTGTTTCATATACTGCCATGGTGGAGTTTTCAATCAGGGAGGGCATTACCGCTATCATATCCCTGGAACATAAAAACGAGAGAGCTTCCGGCTGGTTATAATCTGTGATGCAATTGACTTCAAAACTCCAGGTAGACGCTTTTCGCTCAATATAGTCCGCAACCTTCTCATTGTTTTGATTAGGTAAGGCTTCACCATATTTACCTAGGAAATTAACTCTGGTAGGACAATTCCCCGCCCGCTCAAGTAAATCCAGAGCGGTACAAAAGAGCTCCAATCCCTTCCGCATTTCCAAACGACCAAAGAAGGTCAATTCGTTAGTGCGAACTACATCACCAGGCTGTCGATTAATGCGTTTATCATCAACGGGAACTTCGGAAAAATCGAGAATATTTGGCTGAACATAAGTTGATGTTGGCAGCTTATAGCCAACATAGCGCATAAAGCAAAGTAGGT
This DNA window, taken from Microbulbifer sp. MKSA007, encodes the following:
- a CDS encoding alpha-ketoacid dehydrogenase subunit beta, yielding MAEITLVEAVTQALAYEMQADPMVVLFGEDVGLNGGVFRSTEGLQARFGRDRVMDTPLAETMIAGMAVGMAVQGLRPVAEFQFMGFIYPGLDQILSHASRYRNRTRGRLSCPIVYRAPYGGGIHAPEHHSESTEALFAHIPGLRLVVPSSPARAYGLLLAAIRDPDPVIFLEPKRIYRAVRQEVPDTGEALPLDRAFVLREGRDITLIAWGASLKETLQAAEQLAEEGVEAEVIDPATLKPLDIHTVIDSLEKTGRCVVVHEAARFCGLGAEVIAQINEYAFDLLKAPVQRVTGFDTVMPYYQLEDEYLPGVPRILSAVQEVLDYANGGPQ
- the pdhA gene encoding pyruvate dehydrogenase (acetyl-transferring) E1 component subunit alpha; the protein is MHKPRLQLLASFDIASLQYLDEQGQTTQALPEFATPDTLIAYYRQMTLARMVDDRAVKMQRTGQLGTYPSSLGQEAIGVGLAAAMAKEDIYCPNYRETGALLERGVTIEEIYAIWGGDERGQNFRHSREDLPLSVPIATQMLHGAGVAFALKYKHEHFGEPMRVAVSTGGDGSTSRGDFYEAINLAGDWHLPLVIVINNNQWAISLPRDEQTACKTLAQKAIAAGIPGLQVDGNDVIAVREAVGDAVERARSGAGPALIEAISYRLCDHTTADDASRYQPKKDVSEAWSREPLRRLRSYLENCGAWDDAQEEEMQRELTQKLERAVHIYRETPRDAATAIFDHLYAKLPEPFLEQYQQLQGDS
- the glmU gene encoding bifunctional UDP-N-acetylglucosamine diphosphorylase/glucosamine-1-phosphate N-acetyltransferase GlmU; the protein is MTIDVVILAAGKGTRMHSDLPKVLHPIGGIPMLERVIDTAMLLGEVQITVVIGHGADLIRDRFADRGVRFVEQEQQLGTGHAVAQAVPYFREGATVLVLYGDVPLVRAGSLQSLLSAADHGPALLSVEMANPAGYGRIVRDNSGCVQSIVEEKDADADTLAIREVNTGILATPGALLARWLPELSCDNAQGEYYLTDIIGRSVSEGIPVTGVIASDPLEVAGVNSRAQQAQMERALQHNHATSLMNAGVTLLDPMRIDVRGSLECDTDVSIDINCIFEGTVSLGKGVQIGPNCLLKNCRLADGTKVEANSIIEGAEIGEACTIGPFARLRPGTELATGAKVGNFVETKKAKIGEGSKVNHLSYVGDALVGEAVNIGAGTITCNYDGVNKSLTEIGDNAFIGSNTALVAPVTVGAGATVGAGSTITQAVGSKELAVARSKQRNINGWQRPTKKS
- a CDS encoding amidohydrolase family protein, producing the protein MNTTKQNKPRHHLLALAVLALTLPMGAAAEAESALEATKEKEVEKAEAQSWDINKPPYEFKPIQLDTRETTWSNLDISPDGKTILFDMLGDIYTVPVAGGEAVALTNEIAWNMQPRFSPDGKTIVFISDRDGADNIWLMDRNGDNLRQLTTEKENLLHSPNWSPDGQYLVARKGFMSGRSIPAGEIWMYHYGGGEGRQLKERIGGDIAQKNIADPAFSPDGRYVYYSIDTTPGTVWKYNKNSTQEIFAINRYDLQDGEEETFVSGPGGAVAPVPSPDGSKLAFIRRQDNQTSLFLKDLDTGLETPVYSGLERDLQEIFGPHGNYVQYDWMPDGESLVVWTGGKFLRISINGDSVAPIAAHVKVEKQVADAVRFPVDVAPETFDVKMIRWAQKSPNGKQVAFQALGKIYIQDVASGERRRLTRQDDHFEFYPSWSRDGREITYVSWDDQNLGHVRVVSARNGRGKNITKQPGLYVEPSFSPSGDAVAYRRFTGGYLLSPEYSLEPGIYLADADGDWQRRVVKSGYEPHFGASEDRIYFSEYQNADGGKRVLKSTNLEGKDEREHLHGAEITSFRLSPDGKWVAFTQDFKAFVAPFMHTGKSEVIGPDSKAVKVTQVSKRAGENLHWSADSDTLGWAHGPKLFERELKDAFEFVAGAPEELPEPVSEGIDLSFEQSFDNRAGLVALTGGKVVTMRDAENTREIIDNGVVLFRGNRIVAVGPAAEVEIPTEAKRIDITGKTVLPGLIDAHAHGAQGREEIIPQQNWNLFSSLAFGVTTIHDPSNDSSEIFSAAEMQKAGLITGPRIFSTGTILYGAKGPGYKAKINSLEDAQFHVNRLKEMGAISVKSYNQPRRDQRQQVLQAAREAGIMVVPEGGGKYQHNMNMIVDGHTGIEHSLPIANVYGDVEQLWSQTQVGYTPTFVVAYGGLWGEEYWYDRTEVWKNERLTRFTPDFIVNPRSVRRPTAPDAHYNHFNVARQAKQLRDEGVTVHIGAHGQREGLGAHWEMWMMEQGGFTPWEAFRAGTIDGARYLGMDGDIGSIEAGKLADLIVVDGNPLDNLRLSENITYTVINGRVFEAETMNEVGAGERLAFFHERLPISAMPAPTAEAVQEKMERHHWVH
- a CDS encoding glycosyltransferase family 2 protein, with the translated sequence MKVVKYIESASETRFPLICIFRDELDILPAFLDHYRSLGVTCFHLVDTGSSDNSVSYLLKQNDVQLYEVDCGYPQANAGVDWVNRVARDYCQGKWTLVVDADEFLWLPEILGKASLKVTTQLMQSELAFALYTPLIDFFSDNLQGNAYDIRNLSELMESTPNYVSYKNFKKKSILAFPFFEIRSKARAQISGISDYFVKSYKIPLVYWRTGFQYLRSTHSCTPVPLSKNCAHLLHFKFRSGFQQRLSRELQNPDRMNADVYRISKAIIKNQITIPQYTSDLRKIDGFGESDWLTKMDFDTDWQNENKSKSHYFELLTQQKIASESFLADNLNRITKSFSWRLSRPLRRFLFHRGILRHDHYPERLDQDHPLVDQTIAIYESFWWLVTGIFRLPVAIYRAILWHKLGGRRRTR